The following coding sequences are from one Rhipicephalus microplus isolate Deutch F79 chromosome 3, USDA_Rmic, whole genome shotgun sequence window:
- the LOC142804144 gene encoding alpha-(1,3)-fucosyltransferase 7-like: protein MAEAARQGNASEPRLWAAYRRLCNATVFYGALAVFVVAAALCTYSFILSQTSSLPPIKKMSPWIEWKNRHHGDTPIPRILIWTGSLSETADASGVEMSAQNITCNFTDAHDDSRSSPLVPCYVTHDHSLLMESDAIVFHSDLINASHLPRKRASNQLWVFWARTHPAVPAQATSRVERTGMPSSLSIPLSQLFNWTMAHREDAGVRIVHKSFVPGSPAAADMPSSIFNQSRRSAMKKRLDAAWIASTCELEKLKEELQSRRRDNDLVNDFGDVHDLDGMTQTVLQVLPDCGSSQCKSPTDCIAQIAKKFKFLVVASTPACFDSVDELVYEAFKHDIIPVVLASPNITPIFPPKSVISTTDKPGHLQAVLRALLNDAEMYESYFNWKQKFRVVTLEHELCPLCQAIQEQPALQASPSLDYREWWERRIRCRAEPLFDVRTFRKDSLP, encoded by the coding sequence ATGGCTGAAGCAGCGCGCCAAGGTAACGCCTCCGAGCCACGGCTGTGGGCTGCATACCGACGCCTGTGTAACGCAACGGTTTTCTACGGGGCTCTAGCAGTATTTGTTGTCGCAGCGGCTTTGTGTACCTACTCCTTCATCCTAAGCCAAACGTCTTCGTTGCCACCAATAAAGAAAATGTCACCATGGATTGAATGGAAAAATCGACACCATGGTGACACGCCAATCCCCCGCATCCTGATTTGGACCGGCTCACTTTCCGAAACTGCCGATGCTTCTGGCGTAGAAATGTCGGCACAAAACATCACGTGCAACTTCACCGATGCTCACGACGACAGCCGCAGTTCCCCCCTGGTACCATGCTATGTGACTCACGACCACAGTCTCCTTATGGAAAGTGACGCCATTGTTTTTCATTCCGACCTCATCAACGCCAGCCACCTGCCCAGAAAACGTGCATCAAACCAATTGTGGGTGTTCTGGGCACGCACGCACCCAGCAGTACCGGCACAAGCCACTTCGCGCGTCGAAAGGACCGGGATGCCCTCGTCGCTGTCCATCCCGCTGTCGCAGCTCTTTAACTGGACCATGGCCCATCGTGAAGATGCCGGGGTTCGCATTGTCCACAAAAGCTTTGTCCCTGGATCCCCGGCAGCTGCTGATATGCCATCATCAATCTTCAATCAGAGTCGGCGgtcagcaatgaaaaaaagacTGGACGCCGCCTGGATCGCTTCGACCTGCGAACTAGAAAAACTGAAGGAAGAGCTACAAAGTAGGCGTCGTGATAACGATCTTGTGAACGATTTCGGTGATGTGCATGACCTCGATGGCATGACACAAACAGTTCTGCAGGTGCTACCAGACTGTGGGTCCAGTCAGTGCAAGTCTCCCACCGACTGCATCGCGCAAATCGCTAAAAAATTCAAGTTCCTTGTAGTGGCATCGACGCCAGCCTGTTTTGACAGTGTTGACGAACTCGTTTACGAAGCGTTCAAGCACGACATCATTCCCGTCGTGCTTGCGTCACCAAACATCACGCCCATTTTCCCGCCCAAATCTGTGATCAGCACAACAGACAAGCCTGGCCATTTGCAAGCGGTCCTGCGAGCACTGCTTAACGATGCCGAAATGTACGAGTCCTACTTCAATTGGAAACAGAAGTTCCGTGTCGTCACGCTGGAGCACGAGCTGTGCCCGTTGTGCCAAGCTATTCAGGAGCAGCCCGCGCTGCAGGCCTCGCCTTCACTTGACTACCGGGAGTGGTGGGAGCGTCGCATCAGATGCCGTGCCGAACCGTTGTTTGATGTGCGCACTTTCCGAAAAGACTCTTTGCCTTAG